The nucleotide window CTGATGCGCCTGGCGTCTCGTCTCCGGGTCCAGCCCGAGGGCGCCAGCGCCCACCGCCTCCACCAGAGGGCGCTGCTGGGCTTCCGCCGCCAGCTGTACCGCACCGGCGTGCGCGTCCGGGGCGTGCAGGGCGGGGCGGACGACGACATCACGGCGGCGCGCTACCAGCACAACCCCGACGCCCTGCAGCGCCTGCTGCCATGGTTACACAGGGAGCTGACGGCGCTGTATGGGTACAACACCTATCTGGTCAACCTGGTGCAGGACATCATCCGCTCTCGTCTCACCCAGACTGACATGGAGGACGGGGACATACACGAGGAGCTCCGCCCCTTCCTGCTGGCCAGGACCGACCACTTCCTGCACGAGCTGAGCAGTTTCGCCAGGTCTTCTCTCAGCATGGAGGCGTACGACCAGAGCGCCGTGTACGAGCTGCCCGCCCCGCCTGCCCCCAGCTACGAGgaaggctcctcctcttctgttaTCGCCATCtccgagggggaggagcctccaGCGCTTACGACAGGAAGTGGAGTGAGCAGAACAGGAAGTATGCTCAGTGAGGCGCCATGGGATGATGAGACTCCAGGCCCATCCTACTCCACAGCCGAGCCATGCCATTCACCCACGCAGCTGTCAATCAGCCCCAGGGAGCCGGGAACCAATCAAACATCTGTCAAGTCCTGCGAGGCGGTGGGGAAACAagcacaggagggggagggagggggaggagtgccTGATCGTGGGCTACGTCAAGCCCATGGCAGAGAGAACTCCAGAGCTGGTGCAGCTCTCCTCTGAcagtgacgaggaggaggaagaggagaagaaagcagagatgatggagaatcttccagccctcccctccctcatccttcctgtcctccatccctccatccctgccctgGCCGACCagacagagtcacacacaccctctgctctggtcaggacggagagagagagggagcaaggaggagagagagagagggagcaggaaggagagagggagcaggaaggagagagggagcaggaaggagagagggagcagggaggggggcacatAGTGCATTGCTGGAGGGAGGGCAGTTCAGAGGCGAGGAGTCATAGAGGAGActccaggagcagagagagaccagcagggggcagcagagagaggagcaggagttcTGACACCAGCAGCTCGATCCTCAGCACCGTGTCGGTGAGCAGCAGGGAACCCTGGGAAGGGTGGTCCTCCAGGGGGAGGACacaagagagacggagggagagagagaaggagaggtggaggaggagagaccggGAGCGGGAGAGGCGTTGCCATAAAAGCCGTGGTCGAgcgacagagaggtggagggtgaaggagagggggagagacggagaacaggggagggagagagacagggagaggggcagtggtgtctctctccttctctccagacGGCCCCCAGGTGTGGAAGGTTCCTCGTCTCGTTCCTCCAGCAGCGGGCGTTCCAGGAGCAGCCACAGCCGGGGCGGCActagctcctcctccctctctggctccgcctctgTTGGCGGAGGGGGCATCCGGAGGGACAAAccgggagggaagaggaagtaCAAGAGCAGACACCTGCAGgacccaacctggcaacccagctCTGACAGCACACACAGGGGGAGAACTTGGCAACCCACCTCTGACAGcacacacagggggagagacgcagaaggagagagggagagagggaggccggagggtgagaggagcaggggagagaggaggaagaggaggagaggaggagagagcagtaccagtgtgagagagaggtaagacTGCTGTTGTTTCTATGGACTCATCTTTATCAGTGTTAAAACTCTGACTCTAattctgtgtgtgatgtgtgtgtgcagcaggacACTGAGCCGCAGCCCCAGTGTTGAGATCATCTACGAGGGCACCACCTCCATGACCCCGCCTCCTTGCCGCAAACGCCACCCCCCCCGGCGCCAGCGCTCCCCTCTGGTCATCACCATCGACAGCGACAGTGACCATAACGACCACGGGCACTcaggtcctcctccagcccttagCGACCAGGCGCTGTGTCTCTCTGACCCCAGCGTGACCCCGGCGACGCCCCCAGCTGTGGAGCCCTGCCTGGACCTGGGCGTCGACCTCAGCGACCTCCCCGTGGACATCCTCCACCACACCCCCGACCCCTGCCTGACCCCGCCCCCTGGAGCAGAGAGGCGGGAACAAGCTGACCACTAGACCTGCTGACCCTGGGGTCGTGACCTCTAACTCTCATCTCTTGGAGACCGTCCTGCAGGAACTGGAGGTCATCACCCAGCCTGACCCTGACCAGGAGGTCATCACCCAGCCTGACCCTGACCAGGAGGTCATCACCCAGCCTGACCCTGACCAGGACCATACTGCCACCCCAGCCCACCCTGGGCCAATCAGGGGCTCTGCTGGGGGAGGCAGTCTGCCACCTAGagactcaccccccccacacacacacctgcctgtctctcctgtgtctcacacatacacacacctgcccatatctacatcacacacacacctgcctgtgtctcacacacacacatacctgcccATATCTACATcacccacacacctgcccatatctacatcacacacacaccttgcccatatctacatcacacacacacctgcccatatctacatcacacacacacctgcctgtctcacctgtgtctcacacatacacacacctgccttcATCTCCATCACCtacccacctgtctgtctcacatgATGACAGTTTAATCCAGCGATCGTCTTTAACActcaaaccctccctccctcactccctccctccaccccctctccctcactccctccctccaccccctctccctcactccctccctcactccctccctccacctcctctccttaaCTCTGCTCGGActtcctctgtcttcctccctccccctctgctgcccccccctcacccaggggcagagcaggcctctccctcacacacacccctctcctcgcccctgcccccccacccacactgaAGATGCCTCTACCAGGAAACAGAATGCTGtagactcagacacacaccagtacaGTCTGCAGCAGTGATGGACACACACCAGTACAGTCTGCAGCAGTGATGGACACACACCAGTACAGTCTGCAGCAGTGATGGACACACACCAGTACAGTCTGCAGCagtgatggacacacacacctgacagtcagatgtgtgtgtctgagatacTACTTGAATTGAGGGATCAGCAGTTAATAAACTATTGCTCTCTTAGAATATATAATGTGTCGCGAAACGTTGGAATAAATACCAATGTTGATATTCAGTATgtgttttttctgtgtgtggatgtgtgtatggatgtaatATATGTTTGACTAGGGGAGGAGTAGAACTGGTGTTTCGATTATGGCGTAGCTTGCGTAGTTTCACTTTCGTTTCTGGTTATGGTTTCGAGGGGGTTTTCCAGTTCAGACCGTCAGATAATAAAACCAGACGAACGTGCAGGTTATCAGCCTACTGCAAATCAGGATGTATGAGACGGAGAAAAACAACCTGCGGAATTTTAACAACCATATCGTTGCTATTTTGCGACCGTCTTACATCACGGAGTTCATGAACACGTACCTATCTGCAGGTAGGTGAACTGAACCAGACTGCCGAATGTTTCGCGTGAAACGTTCTTTATTTCAAGGGTTAGGCCATTGAGAACACGAATAACGAGTGGCCTATCACCATTAGTAGGCTAATAGACGGATctcaaatacataaatatgcttgtatttttgtgtgttcgACTTGCTAACGCGAGGAATTGGCTGAAGAATGTTATATGAACCCGAAATGAAATGACCGCAGTTGGTTACCGCTAGATGGCAGCAAAGCAAATTGTAGAGGGGTCTCCCCTGTtgtatgttactgtgtgtgtgtgtgtgttactatgtgtgtgtgtgtgtgtatgttactgtgtgtgtgtgtatgttactgtgtgtgtgtgtgttactatgtgtgtgtgtatgttactgtgtgtgtgttactatgtgtgtgtgtgtgtcttactgtgtgtgcgtgtgtgtgtgtgtttgttactatgtgtgtgtgtccaggctgtgtgGAGCGTATCCTGTCGGAGGAGCTCATCTCCGTAACCACGGCAGCGGAGCGTCTTCTGCAGAGTGTTTGTGAGCTGGAGACCCAGGGATGGTTCCAAGGCTTCAAAGACACACTGTTTGCCTCAGGTACGCCtcacataggtgtgtgtgtgtgctgtttcagGCACGTGGTAGGTGTTTAGTGTTTTTGTTATGGTTGTAGACGTTGGTTttcatgttgttgttgacattagtgtttgtgttgatgttgGTGTTGCCCAGGTTACCATGGTCTGAGCAGGGCTCTGAGCGAGTGGGACTTCGGGCCCCTGGAGAGCCTGGTTGAGGCTCGGGCCCTGCTGGACCGGGTGGAGCCAGGACTGACGTCACACATCAAACCCAGCGAGCTGCTGCCTCACCTGGTGCCCTGCCTGCTGCCAtgccaggggggaggagatatGTGCTGTAAGCGCCAGGGGAAGGAGATATGTGCTGTAGGGCCAGGGGAAGGAGATATGTGCTgtaaggggcagggggaggagctgtaagggccagggggaggagctatacgggccagggggaggagctgtaagggccagggggaggagctataagggcccagggggaggagctgtaagggccagggggaggagctataagggccagggggaggagctgtaagggccagggggaggagctgtaAGGGCCAGGGGGGTaggagggccagggggaggagctgtaagggccagggggaggagctgtaagggccagggggaggagctgtaagggccagggggaggagctgtaagggccagggggaggagctataagggccagggggaggagctgtaagggccagggggaggagctataagggccagggggaggagctgtaagggccagggggaggagctgtaagggccagggggaggagctataagggccagggggaggagctgtaagggccagggggaggagctgtaagggccacacacacacacacttacatttacatgtagtcatttagcagacgctcttatccagagcgacttacagtaagtacagggacattcccccgaggcaagcagggtgaagtgccttgcccaaggacacaacgtcatttggcacagccaggaattgaactggcaaccttcagattactagcccgcttccctaaccgctcagccacctgacactttgtatgtgtgtgtgtgtgtctttggggcgtgtggtgtgtatgtggtgtgtgtgtgtgtgtgtgtgtggtgtgtgtgtgtatgtggtttgtgtgtttaccCCTTAGGTGGAGGCCCAGCGTGGGTGTACTGCAGCAGGCCgctgtctgattggctgtctgaaGAGGAGTGATTGTGACACGTGGTTCAAGCAGCTGAAGATGGCGTTGGAGGAGTGTGAGTTCACCCTCGCTCTGGACCAGCTGGCAGggcacgcaggtacacacacacacaccacaccacacacacacacgccggtgTCAGACGGtagatctgattggctgctgtgtgtctctcagagTCTGCTGGTGAGGTCGATGATGACGCCATGGAGACCGAGGATGGGAAGCTGGGTGAAACCATGACGACGGTGTCCATTCAGTAccggggagggagtgaggatgaggaggatgaaggagctCCACCTGAGCGGCTCCctgaagccccgcccccctctgcaGGAGGTGAGACGCCTCAGGTCTAGTCCTGACCAATAGGAACACATTCAGATCTCATCCTGACCAATAGGAACACTCAGATCTCATCCTGACCAATAGGAAGACTTCTATCAACAGAAGGATAGATGCAGTTCTCTCTGCTGTGATTGTGGCTTATACATTCAATATTCAACATATTATAATGTTCTTCGGTAGGTTCCGTGTTCTAACTTGTGTGTTCTGTGCATTCCACAGAGGCAGGTGTCAGTAGTGGGCAGGGCcagtgtggaggaggagcaggaggaggagcaggagcaggagcaggagcaggaggaggagggggaggagagaagaagctgAGAATGTACCAGGCAGAGCTGGCTGAACATGctatgagaggagagaacaccATCATCTGTGCCCCTACTGGTGAGTTAGACTGGGTTAGACCTGGGTTAGACCAAGTTAGACTGGGTTAGACCAGGTTAGACTGGGTTAGACTGGGTTAGACATGGGTTAGAACTCTACCAATCTTCTGAATCCGCCCCCCAGGTTGTGGGAAGACAGTGGTTGCCTTGGCAATCTGTGAGCATCACCTCAAGGTCAAGGGTGAGGGGGCGAAGGTCGTGTTCATGGCAACCAAGGTGGATGTGTACGAGCAGCAGTACAAACTGTTTCAACAGCACTTCCAGCACAAGAACCCAGAcatcaggtcagacacacacacagatacacacacacacacacacacacactgatacacacacatacatatacacacacatatccacagatacaaacacattcATCCTTTCATATACACATTCACAAGCACACATGACATGCCAACATAACCAGGGGACTCCTGTTTTCAATCATGTCTGAAAtgttcctcccctgccctcccctgccctcccctcccctgccctccccttccctcccctgccctgccctgccctgccctcccctgccctcccctgccctcccctgccctcccctcccctgccctcaggGTGACAGGTCAGTGTGGGTACCAGGACGCCATGAACATGCAGCTGGTGCTGGACAGCCATGATGTGATCGTGCTCACCCCCCAGATCCTGGTGAACGCCCTGGCCCGGAGAGAGCtgccctccctggcctccctctctctcctcatcctggaCGAGTGTCACAACACCACGGGGAAACACCCCTACAACGTCCTCATGGCCTCCTACCTGGACACCAAGCTGTCCTCAGGAGGGCCCACTCTGCCtcaggtactcacacacacacacacacacacacacacacacacacacacacacacacacacacacacacacacccacatccacacacacacccacatccacacatccacacacacacacacacccacatccacacacacacacacacacacacagagtaacagGTGTGCCCCCAGGTGGTGGGTCTGACTGCGTCGCTTGGCGTGGGGGTGTTCAGGGACCTGGACGGGGCGCAGAGCAACATCCTGCAGCTGTGCTCCAGCCTGGACGTCCGGCACATCTccaccgtg belongs to Osmerus mordax isolate fOsmMor3 chromosome 23, fOsmMor3.pri, whole genome shotgun sequence and includes:
- the LOC136967676 gene encoding LOW QUALITY PROTEIN: E3 ubiquitin-protein ligase Topors-like (The sequence of the model RefSeq protein was modified relative to this genomic sequence to represent the inferred CDS: deleted 1 base in 1 codon); this translates as MAPTRMKLRVRRKDSGGGGGGGKTTPSRSVSAEASPDSKCPICLDVFQNLAYLDACLHRFCFRCIQEWSRSKAECPLCKQPFSSILHSVRAHDHFKEFRLRPPPNHAPAGAAAGAALTTDGRRRHRQRTLSRGGRAGEGGTRGGGRERRRSGRNRGRPTTSPPPPPPPGGGAGGQEGEDPGLSLVFGSSSVLPRDGDRLLMRLASRLRVQPEGASAHRLHQRALLGFRRQLYRTGVRVRGVQGGADDDITAARYQHNPDALQRLLPWLHRELTALYGYNTYLVNLVQDIIRSRLTQTDMEDGDIHEELRPFLLARTDHFLHELSSFARSSLSMEAYDQSAVYELPAPPAPSYEEGSSSSVIAISEGEEPPALTTGSGVSRTGSMLSEAPWDDETPGPSYSTAEPCHYPRSCQSAPGSREPIKHLSSPARRWGNKHRRGREGEECLIVGYVKPMAERTPELVQLSSDSDEEEEEEKKAEMMENLPALPSLILPVLHPSIPALADQTESHTPSALVRTEREREQGGEREREQEGEREQEGEREQEGEREQGGGHIVHCWREGSSEARSHRGDSRSRERPAGGSRERSRSSDTSSSILSTVSVSSREPWEGWSSRGRTQERRREREKERWRRRDRERERRCHKSRGRATERWRVKERGRDGEQGRERDRERGSGVSLLLSRRPPGVEGSSSRSSSSGRSRSSHSRGGTSSSSLSGSASVGGGGIRRDKPGGKRKYKSRHLQDPTWQPSSDSTHRGRTWQPTSDSTHRGRDAEGERERGRPEGERSRGERRKRRRGGESSTSVRESRTLSRSPSVEIIYEGTTSMTPPPCRKRHPPRRQRSPLVITIDSDSDHNDHGHSGPPPALSDQALCLSDPSVTPATPPAVEPCLDLGVDLSDLPVDILHHTPDPCLTPPPGAERREQADH